The Tursiops truncatus isolate mTurTru1 chromosome 6, mTurTru1.mat.Y, whole genome shotgun sequence genome includes a window with the following:
- the SLC2A8 gene encoding solute carrier family 2, facilitated glucose transporter member 8 isoform X4, with the protein MTPGDEEETQPLLRLPGGSAPRGRRVFLAAFAAALGPLSFGFALGYSSPAIPSLRRAAPPALRLDDAAASWFGAIVTLGAAAGGVLGGWLVDRAGRKLSLLLCAVPFVAGFTVITAAQNVWMLLGGRLLTGLACGIASLVAPVYISEIAYPEVRGLLGSCVQLMVVIGILLAYLAGWVLKWRWLAVLGCVPPSFMLLLMCCMPETPRYLLTQHKRQEAAAAMQFLWGSEQGWEEPPVGAEHEGFHLAQLRRPGVYKPFIIGISLMAFQQLSGINAVMFYAETIFEEAKFKDSSLASVIVGIIQVLFTAVAALVMDRAGRRLLLALSGVVMVFSTSAFGAYFKLTQGGPSNSSHVDLLAPVSMEPTSGSVGLAWLAVGSMCLFIAGGAQALRCLLAGRCLLHLQCPFHSGLCP; encoded by the exons ATGACGCCTGGGGACGAGGAGGAGACCCAGCCGCTCCTGCGGCTGCCGGGCGGCAG CGCTCCCCGCGGCCGCCGCGTCTTCCTCGCCGCCTTCGCCGCTGCTCTGGGCCCACTCAGCTTCGGCTTCGCGCTCGGCTACAGCTCCCCGGCCATCCCGAGCCTGCGGCGCGCCGCGCCCCCGGCCCTGCGCCTCGACGATGCCGCCGCCTCCTGGTTCGGG gccatCGTGACCCTGGGCGCCGCGGCGGGGGGCGTGCTGGGCGGCTGGCTCGTGGACCGCGCTGGGCGCAAGTTGAGCCTCCTGCTTTGCGCCGTGCCCTTCGTGGCCGGCTTCACCGTCATCACAGCGGCTCAGAACGTGTGGATGCTGCTCGGAGGCCGCCTCCTCACCGGCCTGGCCTGCGGCATTGCCTCGCTAGTGGCCCCG GTATATATCTCCGAAATTGCCTACCCCGAAGTACGGGGGCTACTCGGCTCCTGTGTGCAGCTCATGGTCGTCATAGGCATCCTCCTAGCCTATCTGGCAG gCTGGGTCCTCAAGTGGCGCTGGctggctgtgctgggctgtgTGCCCCCCTCCTTCATGCTGCTGCTCATGTGCTGCATGCCTGAGACCCCCCGCTACTTGCTGACTCAGCACAAGCGCCAGGAAGCCGCGGCTGCCATGCAGTTCCTGTGGGGCTCCGAGCAGGGCTGGGAAGAGCCCCCTGTCGGGGCTGAGCACGAG GGCTTCCACTTGGCCCAGCTGCGGCGTCCTGGTGTCTACAAGCCCTTCATCATCGGCATTTCACTGATGGCCTTCCAGCAGCTGTCGGGCATCAACGCTGTCATGTTCTATGCAGAGACCATCTTTGAGGAGGCCAAGTTCAAG GACAGCAGCCTGGCCTCGGTCATCGTGGGGATCATCCAGGTGCTGTTCACGGCCGTAGCGGCCCTCGTCATGGACAGAGCCGGGCGCAGGCTGCTCCTGGCCTTGTCAG GTGTGGTCATGGTGTTCAGCACCAGCGCCTTTGGCGCCTACTTCAAGCTGACCCAGGGCGGCCCTAGCAACTCCTCGCACGTGGACCTCTTGGCGCCCGTCTCCATGGAGCCCACCAGTGGCAGTGTGGGGCTGGCCTGGCTGGCGGTGGGCAGCATGTGCCTCTTCATCGCCG